The nucleotide sequence GACATTAGTTTCAAGATTAAAGCGAACAATACCAGCCGTATTATTACCTGCAATAGACATATCAGTGACATAGACATAATCACCACTGTCTGCGATACCGCCGTATGCGCGGTCATTTATCGTCCCCCAGTTATCGAAAGTTCTATGTTGCCACGTACCGTACTGCGGGTGGTAGATAGATAACGAAGGGTTAAAAGTTCCATTATAAATGGCTATTCTACCGTCATTTAGTACCGTCAAATCTCTAGCGCGCCTAGACGAGTCGTCTACTTGAGGGATGTTAATGGTAAGAACCTGCTGTTGTTCAAAATCGTACAGATTCAAAAGTTGATCAGTGATCGTTACCGTCTGCACATTCATCTCAAATAGACTTTCCAGTGGTCTCAAGTGTAAATTATCAAGATAAATACCACAGTCATCTACTTTAAAAGTCACCGTGTGACGACCTCGCGGGATGATAATATTACTAGACTTCCAATCTTCAGAGTAACTAGTTCGTGATGCGAACTGACCATCCAAGTAAATTGATAAGTTCGAGCTATATTGACAATTTCCCTTCACATCAAACTCTAAAACATTGCCATTAAAAAAACCGTCAAATGAGATTGCAGATTGCCCTGACGAAAAAATACTATAGTCACCTTCAGTACTCTCAACACCACTGATCCCCCAATCGCTATCTAAGGCTTGATCAGCCACCCAATTATCAGGTATCACAGCGTCTTCAAAGGATATCAACAAGGTTTCGATGATGCTTGGCTTAGAGCTTTCATCGTGAGGGTTCGTTGACTCTATATATTCATCGAAGTTACTAACACCATCGCCATCAGCATCTAAAAATGCATCATATTCATCTAATAAGTTAAGTCCATTAATAACTTCCCAGCCATCTGTCATACCATCGCCATCAGAATCATTATTTAATGGGTTTGAGCCATGAGTGTTAATTTCTTCGGAGTCACTTAAACCATCATTATCTGAATCACTATTTAATGGATTTGTAGAATATTGAAATTCTTCTAAGTTCGTTAACCCATCGGTATCGCCGTCAAGTAAGGCATCAGTATCATCTTGACTGTTCAGGTCGTATAGGTCTTCCCACCAGTCATCTATACCATCGCCATCGCTATCACCGCCAATATTAATCGCGATAATAACGCCACTGTTTTGCACAATAAATAAAGCACCTTCATTTGACAATGATAAAAGCCCAGATGCAGGGTAGCTCCAGACTTGCTCCTGGGTAGTTATATCTATCGCGTAAGTGCTATGGTTATCTTGAACAAAAATCAAGTTAGTCGTCGCGATGATATTATTAAAGAGACGGTTATTATTTGGCGCTTTCCATGTCCATAGTATTTCACCGGAATATTGATCGATAGCCACTAACTCACCTGATCTTAGGACATATATTTGTCCCATTGCAACGGTTGCTCTGCCCTCATACGACTGATTTTCGTCAGCATTAATGCTCCATAATGTATCCGCTGTCTGGCGATCAAAAGCCACTAGTTGAGAATTACCGACCGCGTAAATATCACTATTTCGGTCGTAACTAGGCGTTAAACAACCTAAGCGCATATAGCTTTCGTCGCTATTACTTTGGGTAACTTCGCCGGTATCTTTGTCAGCAATTTTAAAACCATCAGAAAAATAGTAATAGTTTTCCTCATCAACTGCTGGTGACCACTCACCACACCAATATTGACTCTTACTCCACAACAACTCACCGGTATCTTGATCCATTTTATGACCCCAACCAGTGAGATAAACACCATCCCCAGTAACTGTTGGAGCTATACGAGCATCAAAGTTACCGTCATACTCACTAACAAATACATTGTCTCCAGAGACTATATCGGTCGCATAAAGCTTCGCACCCTCAGCATCAGATGCCTGAAAATAAATGGTGTTATTTTTATAAGCAGGTTCACTAATTGAATACGTTTCAGAGTAGGTGTTTTTCCAATTAATCGCACCATTAGCTGAGTTTAAATTAATCAGTGATTTATCATTAGTTGCACTATAGCTAGTCACTAATATGCGACCATCTGCAGCAATAGCAGTACTGATATTATTGACATCATCTAAGGTGACTGACCAACGCAGTGATAAGTCGTTGATGTCAACATTCGTGGCAATAAAGCCACTATGCCCTGCATTACCTTGATAATTACCCCATGGTTCAACCACTGGCACACTGTTGATGTCAGTTGGATCTGTAGCTAAGAAAAACTCAAGTTGGTTACTAAAACCATCACTATCAAAATCAGTATCACGGTCAGCGTTTGACAGTGGTGCAAAGGCATAACGAACTTCCCAGCCATCAGGCATTCTATCGCCATCTGAATCACGACTAAGGGGTAAGGTTAAATAAAGATGAACTTCATCACCGTCATTTAAGCCATCGCCATCAGAATCGGCATTGTTTGGGTTAGTTTGATGAGTCATTTCATCTAAATTAATTAAACCGTCGTTATCTGCATCTTCTACTGCATCATTCACATTAATGTTTAGTTGGTGTGTAATTTCATATAAATCTGATAAACCATCTCCGTCGGTATCATTACTTAATGGATTTGAAAAGTAATCTTGCACTTCTTCTCTATCAGTTAAACCATCATCGTCAGAGTCTGCCAATAGAGGATCAGTACCATAATCGTTCACTTCTATACCATCAGATAAACCATCGCCATCAGTATCGCCAATGAGAGGTGATGTTCCAAACGCATTAACTTCAGCCCCATCAAGTAGTCCATCGTTGTCAGTATCATTAAGTACAGGGTTAGTTTTTAAGGTATATTCTTCTAAGTTTGTCAGTCCATCGCTATCTGAGTCTACTGCAGCATCAGCGGCATCATTATCATCAAAGTTGTATAATGACTCCCACCATAAAGGTAAACCATCTTGATCGGCATCAACAATCCCTACAGCCGAAATAACGAGTGAGCCATCATTCAAGCGAGAGACTAAATTGAGCTCATCACCATCAGGTGTTAAGGCTAATGCAGCACCGGTAAATTCCAGTGCAGCAATTAAAGAAAAATCACTAAACTTCCAAATATTAAGTGTTGATGAATCATTATTATGTTCAACAGAATAGATAAAATCTCCTGCGGATATTATGTCTGCTGCGAATAAATCTAAATCTGCAGTAAGTGTTAAGTCATCAACATTAAAAACACTACCACTGCCTAAAAGAATAAAATCACCATCCGCTGAAATCCTAACAGGATGCCTAATATTATGACTACTATGATAAGGTGAGTCGCCTGATTCTGTAATATGGCCTAAGGTTTGATCAATAGTTTCATAATGCAAATCATTAGGTGATGCCCCATCTCTTAAAAAGTATACTCGCGAGTTTTGCTCATTCCACGCATAAGTGTCTGAATGAAAATTGAACTCTTTGCTATCAGTAACTTCAGAGTTTCTATCAACAATATAATGCGTATTCCCAGCACCACCTCTATTCTCAACGAGAATAAAATTCCCCACAGAAGCAATACCATTAGTAGCACCACTTAAAGCCACAAAAGAAACTTCTTTTAACTCGGCTAAATCGAAGCGAGAAACTACACCAGAGTCATAGCCAACATAAATACGATTATGCTCCCCAGAGTATGCCAGCACTTGGCTATTACCAAAATCACGATAAATATTCGACGATAAAATGATTGGATTAGTAAATTGCTTCGTTGCTGAAGACCAGCGATAAATTCTCTTGTTTATAGTACTTAAGAAGTAAATATCACCTGCATTGTCATAAACTATTTTATCGGGGGTAAAGTTAGGCTGAGTTGACAAGAAATTACAACTATTGTCACCGTGGCTAGCGAGCCAACAAGCGGAGTCAAGCGGAAACTCATCGATAGCCAGATTACTATTTTCCCCGCTAAGTCCTTCATTCCAACTATCAGGATAACCATCAAAGTCACTATCGAGTGAAGCTGAATTATCGAGTGGAAACGCATCTTCGATATTGATGACACCGTCATTATCGTTATCATTGCTAGGTAAGTAATTAATAAAGTTAATATTTTCGTTATCTTCGACCATGAAAATAGCTTTATCGACAAAGGCTTTAATTGATTTTACATTTCCTGAAATCTCTTTAATTTCAACCAAATTAAATTCAACATCACGCCTTCTTAACGTAGTATTCCCGTCATTATCTTGCTGAGATAATGTCACTAAATCGCCATTATCGAGCCAAAAGCTTTGGGTAAACTGTTCACCAATTGACCCTAACCAATTTAACGTCGTGGCGTCATATAAATCACCACTGCCCAATAAAACTTTACTACCATCATTCGATATAATAATGGGACCGGTAATCTGATAATCGCCGTGGTAAGGAGACTCATGAACATCAATAAACTCACCAGCATTACTTACTGTGCGGTAAAACAAGTCATTTGGCGAAATACCATCTCTAAAGTGATACAAGCGATTCATGCTAGCGTTCCAACCGTTCACTCGCGACGAATCATAGTAATTATCACTTTCAGCCAAGAGATCGCCATCAACGTTGAATGTCAGATAAGTACCGGCATAACCTCTACAGTCTAAAACGATGAGTAAAGCACTAGCTTCTACTAGCGCATTAACACATTGTTCACCAGTAACGAAATCAACTGGCGCATAATCATCAGCCAAATATTTTAATGCTGAAGTATCGAGTCCTAGGTATAAACGCTGATGTTGCTCATGAAAGATCATCGACGTAACATTATCAATAGTTTGCGTGTTTAATACATGCTGTGAAACTAAATCAAAGGTCACTAACGTGCCATTATCTTGGTATAAATAAGCAATTTTTTGTTCAGATATCGCTACTAAATTCGCTGGATTATCAGCTAATAATGCTAAATAACAACTATTACCATCGCCATCACTTGCAACGAAACATAAAGCACTATCAGGATACGCATCAGCGTTATCACCAACACCGTCACCATCGCTATCTAACCATTCAGAGGCATCAAACGGAAATAGATCGATACTATCTTCAATACCATCACCATCATCATCGGTGTCAATATCGTTTGCTATGCCGTCACCATCAAAGTCAGAGGCTGGATGTCGATAAATCAAAATATCAACATAAGCTGCGGCATTTGCAGCGATAGCAGATAAATTGTTTGGGCTCGCTAAAAAGTCACCAAAAACAAGGCTGTTTATATAGGCTTCTGTATCGGTTGCATTTACGCTAATATTATTTTCCGCGATCAATTTCCGCGTAATTTCTTGCTTTGCT is from Colwellia sp. Arc7-635 and encodes:
- a CDS encoding PQQ-binding-like beta-propeller repeat protein, with product MQAFGYSVVRLIGILSICALSACGGGGGGNESPPNVIEPPKSLTLFGAPVTSVDEMQVYAFQVSVKNQSSANLVYSVQNIPSWGGIDPATGLLSGTPNFDDSGSYSNVIISVSDGTNTASLPAFAIEVFNVNRSPKVVSPISFEVLERKEIALVVEAVDADMDDVIISLQNHPDWLSFDESSSSLIGTPSLEDSGSYQFNIILDDGGEEAISTPVSLLVNNAVEIRGKVIDGYISGALVFIDENLNNIFDESEFSTTTDDTGSYILVMPLDNIELLSTSPIRAYVGAGAKDLSRTDLDFTATPITLSLPPIEIANRENDLIEGMVISPFTDQLFNLVSDKLLLMTSGQISLDEMQFYIEKAKQEITRKLIAENNISVNATDTEAYINSLVFGDFLASPNNLSAIAANAAAYVDILIYRHPASDFDGDGIANDIDTDDDGDGIEDSIDLFPFDASEWLDSDGDGVGDNADAYPDSALCFVASDGDGNSCYLALLADNPANLVAISEQKIAYLYQDNGTLVTFDLVSQHVLNTQTIDNVTSMIFHEQHQRLYLGLDTSALKYLADDYAPVDFVTGEQCVNALVEASALLIVLDCRGYAGTYLTFNVDGDLLAESDNYYDSSRVNGWNASMNRLYHFRDGISPNDLFYRTVSNAGEFIDVHESPYHGDYQITGPIIISNDGSKVLLGSGDLYDATTLNWLGSIGEQFTQSFWLDNGDLVTLSQQDNDGNTTLRRRDVEFNLVEIKEISGNVKSIKAFVDKAIFMVEDNENINFINYLPSNDNDNDGVINIEDAFPLDNSASLDSDFDGYPDSWNEGLSGENSNLAIDEFPLDSACWLASHGDNSCNFLSTQPNFTPDKIVYDNAGDIYFLSTINKRIYRWSSATKQFTNPIILSSNIYRDFGNSQVLAYSGEHNRIYVGYDSGVVSRFDLAELKEVSFVALSGATNGIASVGNFILVENRGGAGNTHYIVDRNSEVTDSKEFNFHSDTYAWNEQNSRVYFLRDGASPNDLHYETIDQTLGHITESGDSPYHSSHNIRHPVRISADGDFILLGSGSVFNVDDLTLTADLDLFAADIISAGDFIYSVEHNNDSSTLNIWKFSDFSLIAALEFTGAALALTPDGDELNLVSRLNDGSLVISAVGIVDADQDGLPLWWESLYNFDDNDAADAAVDSDSDGLTNLEEYTLKTNPVLNDTDNDGLLDGAEVNAFGTSPLIGDTDGDGLSDGIEVNDYGTDPLLADSDDDGLTDREEVQDYFSNPLSNDTDGDGLSDLYEITHQLNINVNDAVEDADNDGLINLDEMTHQTNPNNADSDGDGLNDGDEVHLYLTLPLSRDSDGDRMPDGWEVRYAFAPLSNADRDTDFDSDGFSNQLEFFLATDPTDINSVPVVEPWGNYQGNAGHSGFIATNVDINDLSLRWSVTLDDVNNISTAIAADGRILVTSYSATNDKSLINLNSANGAINWKNTYSETYSISEPAYKNNTIYFQASDAEGAKLYATDIVSGDNVFVSEYDGNFDARIAPTVTGDGVYLTGWGHKMDQDTGELLWSKSQYWCGEWSPAVDEENYYYFSDGFKIADKDTGEVTQSNSDESYMRLGCLTPSYDRNSDIYAVGNSQLVAFDRQTADTLWSINADENQSYEGRATVAMGQIYVLRSGELVAIDQYSGEILWTWKAPNNNRLFNNIIATTNLIFVQDNHSTYAIDITTQEQVWSYPASGLLSLSNEGALFIVQNSGVIIAINIGGDSDGDGIDDWWEDLYDLNSQDDTDALLDGDTDGLTNLEEFQYSTNPLNSDSDNDGLSDSEEINTHGSNPLNNDSDGDGMTDGWEVINGLNLLDEYDAFLDADGDGVSNFDEYIESTNPHDESSKPSIIETLLISFEDAVIPDNWVADQALDSDWGISGVESTEGDYSIFSSGQSAISFDGFFNGNVLEFDVKGNCQYSSNLSIYLDGQFASRTSYSEDWKSSNIIIPRGRHTVTFKVDDCGIYLDNLHLRPLESLFEMNVQTVTITDQLLNLYDFEQQQVLTINIPQVDDSSRRARDLTVLNDGRIAIYNGTFNPSLSIYHPQYGTWQHRTFDNWGTINDRAYGGIADSGDYVYVTDMSIAGNNTAGIVRFNLETNVTEFFDGEEYIDVVIGLDNMLYALSGRKVDQYNPVTMVLVNSFVISEAIAISVDENGNIYTASRNGILKRYNQAGIENHVLTLTDLSDNHINGSFYDMNWFEHSRLILTNSSNQVVVISADFTEVQLQNDDFRAQFIATVPVIDEDADGMPAWWERKYELSDTNADDALEDLDADGLSNLLEFLNEVDPSNADTDNDALNDFSEISIYLTNPNVFDTDKDGLSDGEEVLTYDTEPRMSDTDGDTFNDGDEVLIYETDPNDVSSAPDSITELSIDFSTTLSEHWLANDGSDSPWLIENEVLRSGVITHSQESLISYQNLFSAGTLTFESRLDSESCCDFLEVLLDGMLKLSISNSDRQTNTINLSAGPHVITFRYRKDSSVNQGEDAVFIDNLSFTIN